The proteins below are encoded in one region of Arthrobacter sp. CJ23:
- a CDS encoding M23 family metallopeptidase, giving the protein MVLLKRSPAALLLALMAVFALLGALALLGAGMAPAAPTARPGWDWPLSPKPAVLRAFDPPDKPWLSGHRGVDLQAAYDGAPVTSPADGVVSFVGVVVDRPVITIDHGEGLRSSFEPVSSRLSKGEHVTKGQVIGVLEPGHCGPAPCVHWGVRRGDDYVNPLAFVIDLRPSILLPLN; this is encoded by the coding sequence ATGGTGTTGTTGAAGCGATCCCCGGCCGCCCTGCTGCTTGCGCTGATGGCAGTGTTCGCATTGCTGGGCGCGTTGGCATTGCTGGGCGCAGGCATGGCGCCAGCCGCCCCAACTGCCCGGCCCGGCTGGGACTGGCCGCTCTCCCCCAAGCCCGCCGTGCTGCGCGCCTTTGATCCGCCCGACAAACCGTGGTTGAGCGGGCACCGCGGCGTGGATTTGCAAGCAGCGTACGACGGCGCCCCGGTCACCTCGCCCGCGGACGGCGTGGTCAGCTTCGTGGGCGTTGTGGTGGACCGGCCGGTCATCACCATCGACCATGGCGAAGGCCTGCGAAGCAGCTTCGAGCCGGTCAGCAGCAGACTGTCAAAGGGCGAACATGTGACGAAGGGCCAGGTGATCGGCGTCCTCGAGCCCGGACACTGCGGGCCCGCGCCGTGCGTCCACTGGGGCGTCCGGCGTGGCGACGACTACGTCAACCCGCTGGCGTTCGTCATCGATTTGAGGCCATCGATCCTGCTGCCGCTGAATTGA
- the dnaG gene encoding DNA primase, with amino-acid sequence MAGLIKREDIDEVRQRTDIKEVVDGYVTLKGAGLGTYKGLCPFHDERSPSFTVRPQVGRYHCFGCGEDGDAISFVQKMDHTSFHEAVEKLAARIGYELRYEDGGSGPNREEVGKRQRLLDAHKIADEFFRSQLLTPGAAEGRNFLDGRGFDRAAAEQFGVGYAPQGWDALLKHLRGRGFTDQELKLTGMFSEGNRGIYDRFRGRLIWPIRDIAGDTIGFGARKLYEDDQGPKYLNTPETTLYKKSQVLYGIDLAKRNIAKERQLVVVEGYTDVMACHLAGVATAVATCGTAFGTEHIKIARRLLSDDGSGGEVIFTFDGDAAGQKAALRAFEEDQRFTAQTYVAVEPTGADPCDLRQTRGDAAVRELIGSRRPLFEFAIKAALRRHNLDTVEGRVAALREAAPVVAQIRDAGMRPAYTRELAGWLGTPIEEVSRSVGAAAKRAATGGQPPSGTSAAAAQQPRGSAADGQAAPGQAMAGQAAGAPPSGAPAFMRPDPRDPVAAMERQALEVVLQEPGVLDGAAWPQFEASYFSTPAYAAVHTAIRATGPGPAADPVGWVEHIRQEVPEPLRALVSELAVTPLPANTPEAMQRYCRDILARLFELQITRIKAEKMGQLQRLDAAAHPEDFQRLNRELMQLEMQRRALRSDG; translated from the coding sequence GTGGCTGGCCTGATTAAACGTGAAGATATCGACGAAGTACGCCAGCGCACGGACATCAAGGAAGTCGTTGACGGCTACGTCACCCTCAAGGGTGCCGGGCTGGGCACGTACAAGGGCCTGTGCCCCTTCCACGATGAGCGCTCGCCTTCCTTCACCGTCCGCCCCCAGGTGGGCCGCTACCACTGCTTCGGCTGCGGCGAGGACGGCGATGCCATCTCCTTCGTCCAGAAGATGGACCACACCTCCTTCCACGAGGCCGTGGAGAAGCTCGCCGCCCGGATCGGCTATGAGCTGCGCTATGAAGACGGCGGCAGCGGCCCCAACCGCGAGGAAGTCGGCAAACGCCAGCGGCTCCTGGACGCCCACAAAATCGCCGACGAATTCTTCCGATCCCAGCTCCTGACGCCGGGGGCCGCCGAGGGCCGGAACTTCCTGGACGGCCGCGGCTTCGACCGCGCCGCCGCGGAACAGTTCGGCGTCGGCTATGCGCCGCAAGGCTGGGATGCCCTCCTGAAGCACCTCCGCGGGCGCGGCTTCACGGACCAGGAACTCAAACTCACTGGCATGTTCTCCGAGGGCAACCGGGGCATCTACGACCGCTTCCGGGGCCGGCTCATCTGGCCCATCCGGGACATCGCGGGCGACACCATCGGCTTCGGCGCCCGCAAGCTCTACGAGGACGACCAAGGCCCCAAGTACCTGAACACCCCCGAGACCACCCTCTACAAGAAGTCCCAGGTCCTCTACGGGATCGACCTCGCCAAGCGGAACATTGCCAAGGAGCGCCAGCTGGTGGTGGTGGAGGGCTACACGGACGTCATGGCCTGCCACCTGGCCGGAGTCGCCACGGCCGTCGCCACCTGCGGCACCGCGTTCGGTACGGAGCACATCAAGATCGCCAGGCGCCTGCTGTCCGACGACGGCAGCGGGGGAGAGGTCATCTTCACCTTCGACGGCGACGCCGCAGGCCAGAAGGCCGCCTTGCGCGCCTTTGAGGAGGACCAGCGGTTCACCGCCCAGACCTATGTGGCCGTGGAACCCACCGGGGCGGACCCCTGCGATCTGCGCCAGACCCGGGGCGACGCCGCCGTGCGGGAACTGATCGGCAGCCGCCGTCCGCTGTTCGAATTCGCCATCAAGGCCGCGCTGAGGCGTCACAACCTGGACACCGTGGAAGGCCGCGTGGCAGCCCTGCGCGAGGCGGCCCCCGTGGTGGCCCAGATCCGCGACGCCGGCATGCGCCCGGCCTACACGCGGGAACTTGCGGGCTGGCTGGGGACGCCCATCGAGGAAGTCAGCCGCTCCGTGGGCGCCGCGGCCAAGCGCGCGGCCACCGGCGGGCAGCCGCCGTCAGGCACGTCCGCGGCGGCTGCGCAGCAGCCCCGGGGTTCTGCCGCGGACGGACAGGCAGCCCCAGGCCAGGCAATGGCGGGGCAGGCAGCGGGAGCACCGCCGTCGGGGGCTCCCGCCTTCATGCGGCCGGATCCGCGGGACCCGGTGGCGGCCATGGAGCGGCAGGCCCTCGAAGTGGTCCTTCAGGAACCCGGCGTGCTGGACGGCGCAGCGTGGCCGCAGTTCGAGGCCTCCTACTTCTCCACGCCCGCCTATGCGGCCGTGCACACCGCCATCAGGGCCACCGGCCCCGGCCCCGCAGCCGATCCCGTGGGCTGGGTGGAACACATCCGCCAGGAGGTCCCGGAGCCGCTGCGGGCCCTCGTGTCCGAACTCGCCGTGACTCCGCTGCCGGCCAACACGCCCGAGGCCATGCAGCGCTACTGCCGGGACATCCTGGCGCGCCTCTTCGAGCTGCAGATCACGCGGATCAAGGCCGAGAAGATGGGGCAGCTGCAACGCCTCGATGCCGCGGCACATCCGGAGGACTTCCAGCGCCTCAACCGTGAGCTGATGCAGCTCGAAATGCAGCGCCGCGCCCTTCGCTCGGACGGCTGA
- a CDS encoding HNH endonuclease signature motif containing protein — translation MEALLQLSSRQASRPGVASAVLDSLLGQLQVMADTAADDVGRMGLQDSAAFASQLEEISRTLGYLQIVAAGHLDRTRSQEPSTGTGKASGWTTGWATDGSAELNDSATTSIINSSAASGTASSVTSMAAREFAQEFRNTGEYLRSLLRISAAEARRRLALAAEVLPRLGLAGQPMPPRREELAATLARGSICTRSATTITMALEHVRPYTSPDMAARMEHALTVTAAENDPDFLARISRRWAEALNQDGTEPSEEQLRHSQGAFLRRPRNGLQHLEIFATTDQFEHLLTVMNTATNPRTYTGTNADTGSDTGSGSGSGSDKAGSSEQSAGEAGLVGAADGGPTGTAAGGEELDRRSRAQKLLDGLVGACKLALATGTLPATGGLRPQILVTIDYQTLLAELRDHGAKTRGTGPGDAVPGDAGPRRVRTGTGTSARMGTGAGIGTGPGMGAGGITRPESVPGGSPLTGTGSFAFSGPATARSIRQLACDADIIPLVLGGAGQVLDIGRASRIFPPHIRKAITARDKGCAFPGCTIPAPWCEAHHISYWSHGGPTSTHNGTLLCSHHHHLVHKENWHIEPRNGAPWFIPPPHIDPRQQPRQNHYFHT, via the coding sequence ATGGAAGCACTTCTGCAGCTCAGCAGCCGCCAGGCCAGCCGGCCCGGCGTTGCTTCGGCTGTGCTGGATAGCTTGCTCGGGCAACTGCAGGTCATGGCCGACACGGCAGCCGACGACGTCGGGCGCATGGGCCTCCAAGACTCCGCCGCCTTCGCCTCGCAGTTGGAAGAGATCTCCCGCACCCTGGGCTACCTGCAGATCGTTGCTGCCGGGCATCTGGACCGGACACGCTCCCAGGAACCCTCCACAGGAACGGGCAAGGCCTCGGGCTGGACAACCGGGTGGGCCACGGACGGGAGCGCGGAGCTCAACGATTCGGCCACAACCTCCATCATCAACTCAAGTGCGGCGTCCGGAACCGCGTCCAGTGTGACTTCGATGGCGGCGCGGGAGTTCGCGCAGGAATTCCGGAACACCGGCGAGTACCTGCGCTCCCTGCTGCGGATCAGCGCCGCCGAAGCCCGCCGCCGGCTCGCCCTCGCCGCCGAGGTCCTACCCCGGCTCGGGCTCGCCGGCCAGCCCATGCCGCCCCGCCGCGAGGAACTCGCCGCGACCCTGGCCCGCGGCAGCATCTGCACCCGCTCTGCCACCACCATCACCATGGCCCTGGAGCATGTCCGGCCCTACACCAGCCCGGACATGGCAGCCCGCATGGAACACGCCCTCACGGTCACCGCAGCAGAGAACGACCCCGACTTCCTGGCGCGCATCAGCCGCCGCTGGGCCGAGGCCCTCAACCAGGACGGCACCGAACCCAGCGAGGAACAACTCCGTCACAGCCAAGGCGCGTTCCTGCGCCGCCCCCGCAACGGCCTCCAGCACCTCGAAATCTTCGCCACCACCGACCAGTTCGAACACCTCCTCACCGTCATGAACACCGCCACCAACCCCCGCACCTACACCGGCACCAACGCGGACACGGGCTCGGACACGGGCTCGGGCTCGGGCTCGGGCTCGGACAAGGCGGGCAGCAGCGAGCAAAGTGCCGGGGAGGCAGGCCTGGTCGGTGCAGCGGACGGTGGACCGACCGGAACCGCAGCAGGCGGCGAGGAGTTGGACCGGCGTTCCCGGGCCCAGAAACTGCTCGACGGCCTGGTCGGCGCCTGCAAACTCGCCCTCGCCACCGGCACCCTCCCGGCCACCGGAGGACTGCGCCCCCAAATCCTCGTCACCATCGACTACCAAACCCTGCTGGCCGAACTCCGGGACCACGGCGCCAAGACGCGCGGCACCGGACCTGGAGATGCCGTCCCAGGGGACGCCGGCCCGCGCCGCGTCCGAACCGGCACCGGGACCAGCGCAAGGATGGGTACCGGCGCAGGGATCGGCACCGGCCCAGGGATGGGTGCCGGGGGCATCACCCGCCCGGAATCCGTCCCCGGCGGCAGCCCCCTGACCGGCACGGGATCGTTCGCCTTCTCCGGCCCCGCCACGGCCCGGAGCATCCGCCAACTCGCCTGCGACGCCGACATCATCCCCCTCGTCCTCGGCGGCGCAGGCCAGGTCCTGGACATCGGCCGCGCCTCCCGCATCTTCCCACCCCACATCCGCAAGGCCATCACCGCCCGCGACAAGGGCTGCGCCTTCCCCGGCTGCACCATCCCCGCCCCCTGGTGCGAAGCCCACCACATCAGCTACTGGTCACACGGCGGGCCCACCAGCACGCACAACGGCACCCTCCTGTGCAGCCACCACCACCATCTGGTCCACAAGGAAAACTGGCACATCGAACCACGGAACGGCGCGCCCTGGTTCATCCCGCCACCCCACATCGACCCCCGCCAACAACCCCGCCAAAACCACTACTTCCACACCTGA
- a CDS encoding glycosyltransferase: protein MTIPDTNKPLTILIAADTYPPHVNGAAQFGYRLAKGMTGRGHNVHVLACRADDGRSYTEFRDEATVHRLRSHGVWTHEYFRICFPWEIKKEISLLFDKVQPDVVHIQSHYMIGEHVLYEAVKRGIRVVATNHFMPENLNPFLPFPQWFKNIVGRISWKDMGKVMGQADVVTTPTPLAAKAMHQHAFLHEVLPLSNGIDSAAYELQPGEVIEPHASPTVMFAGRLAEEKHVDVLIDAVAKTPKDLNVHLEIVGGGEVRPALEAQVARLGLGSRVKFLGLASDEDLRKAYIRADIFCMPGTAELQSLVTLEAMSASTPVLLANAMALPHLVRDGENGYLFTPNDSDELAAKITTLLRLPAEELEAMGKTSRAMVEPHSIEGTLQTFEDLYRGASYSDKAV from the coding sequence GTGACCATTCCCGACACCAACAAGCCCCTCACCATCTTGATTGCGGCCGATACATACCCGCCGCACGTCAACGGTGCTGCGCAGTTTGGGTACCGACTGGCCAAGGGGATGACCGGCCGGGGGCACAACGTCCATGTGCTGGCCTGCCGGGCAGACGACGGCAGGAGCTACACGGAATTCCGGGACGAGGCCACCGTGCACCGCCTGCGCTCCCACGGCGTATGGACCCACGAATACTTCCGCATCTGCTTCCCCTGGGAGATCAAGAAGGAAATCAGCCTGCTCTTCGACAAGGTGCAGCCGGACGTCGTCCACATCCAGAGCCACTACATGATCGGCGAGCACGTGCTGTACGAGGCAGTGAAGCGCGGGATCCGCGTGGTGGCCACCAACCATTTCATGCCGGAGAACCTTAACCCGTTCCTGCCCTTCCCGCAGTGGTTCAAGAACATCGTGGGCCGCATTTCCTGGAAGGACATGGGCAAGGTCATGGGGCAGGCGGACGTGGTTACCACGCCCACCCCCCTTGCCGCCAAGGCGATGCACCAGCACGCGTTCCTGCATGAGGTCCTGCCGCTGTCCAACGGCATCGACTCCGCGGCCTATGAACTGCAGCCGGGCGAGGTCATCGAACCGCACGCCAGCCCCACCGTGATGTTCGCCGGGCGCCTGGCGGAGGAAAAGCACGTGGACGTGCTGATCGACGCTGTTGCCAAGACGCCCAAGGACCTCAATGTCCACCTCGAGATCGTGGGCGGCGGCGAGGTCCGCCCTGCCCTGGAAGCACAGGTGGCACGGCTCGGTCTCGGCAGCCGCGTGAAGTTCCTGGGCCTCGCCAGCGACGAAGACCTCCGCAAGGCGTACATCCGGGCAGACATCTTCTGCATGCCCGGCACCGCTGAACTGCAGTCCTTGGTGACCCTCGAGGCGATGTCCGCCTCCACACCGGTCCTTCTGGCCAATGCCATGGCACTGCCGCACCTGGTGCGAGACGGCGAGAACGGCTACCTCTTTACCCCGAACGACAGCGACGAACTGGCAGCCAAGATCACCACGCTGCTGCGCCTGCCTGCGGAGGAGCTGGAAGCCATGGGAAAGACGAGCCGCGCCATGGTGGAACCGCATAGCATCGAGGGCACGTTGCAGACCTTCGAGGACCTGTACCGCGGGGCTTCCTACTCGGACAAGGCAGTATGA
- a CDS encoding complement resistance protein TraT, translating to MARKPHRNGRGLFLGAVLGAVVGALLGRAAGMAVPGALLGAVVGAAVLYRINPGPWNRD from the coding sequence ATGGCACGAAAGCCGCACCGCAACGGCCGGGGACTCTTCCTCGGTGCCGTGCTCGGCGCCGTCGTGGGTGCCCTGCTGGGCCGCGCGGCCGGCATGGCCGTCCCGGGCGCCCTCCTGGGCGCGGTCGTGGGGGCGGCCGTCCTCTACCGGATCAATCCCGGCCCCTGGAACCGGGACTAG
- a CDS encoding phage holin family protein codes for MSGRHTGRTGRGPGIRALPKTLKLVARLAPRQLNDEINLAKAELKRKGIQLGIAGAFFGVALVFVSLLVIALVVAAVMGLATVMPAWLAALLVAAFFLLIVLIGGLIGLQKFKKALPLLPEKTILGLKHDLGIAKEGTAFDATSLDPASEAAQAAKAAKAAAAEAARAEKAAKAAAAAADAPRPVSEEELESRLKQRREHLANVRDQLGVELDVRTQGKALLDAAGEQFRTGSQFASSKLADLAGSVPSGLTERLAARWKDLLAFAAAGTVLVLALRKLLRK; via the coding sequence ATGAGTGGACGTCACACCGGCAGGACGGGGCGGGGGCCGGGAATCCGTGCGCTCCCGAAGACCCTTAAGCTCGTCGCACGTCTTGCGCCCCGGCAGCTCAATGACGAGATCAACCTGGCCAAGGCGGAGCTCAAGCGCAAGGGCATCCAGCTGGGCATCGCGGGGGCCTTCTTCGGGGTCGCCCTGGTCTTCGTCTCCCTTCTTGTCATCGCCCTCGTGGTCGCGGCCGTCATGGGCCTGGCTACCGTCATGCCCGCCTGGCTTGCTGCACTGCTTGTCGCGGCGTTCTTCCTGCTGATCGTGCTGATTGGCGGCCTGATCGGACTACAAAAGTTCAAGAAGGCCCTGCCGCTGCTTCCCGAGAAAACCATCCTGGGGCTCAAGCACGATCTTGGCATCGCCAAGGAGGGCACCGCCTTCGACGCGACGTCGCTTGATCCGGCGTCGGAGGCTGCACAGGCGGCCAAGGCCGCCAAGGCTGCGGCAGCGGAAGCCGCCAGGGCAGAGAAAGCAGCGAAGGCCGCCGCCGCTGCCGCCGACGCGCCCCGGCCGGTCAGCGAAGAGGAACTTGAAAGCCGGCTGAAGCAACGCCGCGAGCACCTCGCCAATGTCCGCGACCAGCTCGGCGTCGAACTCGATGTCAGGACACAGGGCAAGGCGTTGCTGGACGCGGCGGGGGAGCAGTTCCGCACCGGCAGCCAGTTCGCTTCCAGCAAGCTGGCCGACCTTGCCGGTTCCGTTCCTTCTGGACTTACTGAGCGGCTGGCCGCACGGTGGAAGGATCTGCTGGCATTCGCCGCAGCCGGCACCGTCCTGGTGCTTGCGCTGCGGAAGCTGCTCAGGAAGTAG
- a CDS encoding acyl-CoA dehydrogenase family protein — protein MSKAAIDIDNLPYADGDFYAFEQLLTQKEQDRLAEVRSFLDREVKPIAVDCWNRGEFPTELIPKLAEIDLVSPVRRQGYSNLFAGILHAEATRADASIATFLGVHDGLFTGSIEALASQEQQEAWLPDIYALKKIGAFGLTEPLGGSDVAGGTRTTARREGDSWILNGAKRWIGNATFSDWVVIYARDLADNQVKGFMVDTSLPGYAATKIENKISLRTVQNADITLDNVVVPDFFKLANANSFRDTNKVLKVTRLAVAWQAVGLQLAAFDVARRYAVERQQFGRPLASFQLVQDQLVQILGNTVSSMGMMVRLAQLEDAGIARDEQSALAKAFTTARMRDSVAMGRNILGGNGIVTDYGMAKIFADAEAIYSYEGTQEINTLVTGRAITGVSAIV, from the coding sequence ATGTCCAAGGCAGCCATCGACATTGACAATCTCCCCTACGCGGACGGCGACTTCTACGCCTTCGAGCAGCTGCTCACGCAGAAGGAACAGGACCGTTTGGCCGAGGTGCGTTCCTTCCTGGACCGTGAGGTCAAACCCATTGCGGTGGATTGCTGGAACCGCGGCGAGTTCCCCACCGAGCTGATTCCGAAGCTGGCGGAGATCGACCTGGTCAGCCCGGTGCGCCGGCAAGGCTATTCCAACCTGTTTGCCGGAATCCTGCATGCTGAGGCCACCCGGGCCGATGCCTCGATCGCCACGTTCCTGGGCGTCCACGACGGACTGTTCACCGGCTCGATCGAGGCGCTCGCGTCCCAGGAGCAGCAGGAGGCCTGGCTGCCGGACATCTATGCGCTCAAGAAGATCGGCGCCTTCGGGCTTACCGAACCGCTGGGTGGCTCCGACGTCGCCGGCGGCACCAGAACCACCGCACGACGCGAGGGTGACAGCTGGATCCTGAACGGCGCCAAGCGCTGGATCGGCAATGCGACTTTCTCCGACTGGGTGGTCATCTACGCCCGGGACCTGGCCGACAACCAGGTCAAGGGGTTCATGGTGGATACCTCCCTGCCGGGCTACGCAGCCACGAAGATCGAAAACAAGATCTCGCTGCGGACCGTGCAGAACGCCGACATCACGCTCGACAACGTCGTGGTGCCCGATTTCTTCAAGCTGGCCAATGCCAACAGCTTCCGTGACACCAACAAGGTCCTCAAAGTCACCAGGCTGGCTGTGGCGTGGCAGGCCGTGGGGCTGCAGCTCGCGGCGTTCGATGTTGCCCGTCGCTACGCGGTGGAGCGACAGCAGTTCGGCAGGCCTCTCGCATCCTTCCAGCTCGTCCAGGACCAGCTGGTGCAGATCCTCGGCAACACCGTCAGCTCCATGGGCATGATGGTCCGCCTCGCCCAGCTGGAAGACGCCGGCATTGCCCGTGACGAGCAGTCGGCTCTCGCCAAGGCCTTCACCACGGCCCGCATGCGGGACAGCGTTGCCATGGGCCGGAACATCCTCGGCGGCAACGGAATCGTAACCGACTACGGGATGGCCAAGATTTTTGCCGACGCCGAGGCCATCTACTCGTATGAAGGCACCCAGGAAATCAACACTCTGGTGACCGGACGCGCCATCACCGGGGTGTCGGCCATCGTCTAG
- a CDS encoding CDP-alcohol phosphatidyltransferase family protein, whose translation MRLMGAGSRPGKPQVDHDLIFTVPNFLTVLRFMGVPLFVWLVLWQQEYGYAVLVLAIMGSTDWIDGYVARRFDQTSKLGRIMDPVADRLALIAVAVTLAIAGVVQWWYLAALVVPDAVLAVASWRYFRGHPDLPVSRIGKIRTGLLLLGTPLLVLSKLAVPFAGTYFVLAWISLGLGLLGHWVAAWNYFWAILRKGKDLEPDDDPRAGDVKPDDGGRG comes from the coding sequence ATGAGGCTCATGGGTGCCGGCTCACGGCCGGGCAAACCGCAGGTCGACCACGACCTCATCTTCACCGTGCCCAATTTCCTGACCGTGCTCCGCTTCATGGGCGTGCCGCTGTTTGTGTGGCTCGTCCTCTGGCAGCAGGAGTACGGCTATGCCGTCCTCGTCCTGGCGATCATGGGCAGCACGGACTGGATCGACGGCTACGTCGCCCGCCGATTCGACCAGACCTCCAAGCTGGGCAGGATCATGGACCCCGTGGCGGACCGCCTCGCGCTCATCGCCGTCGCCGTCACGCTGGCGATCGCCGGCGTCGTGCAGTGGTGGTACCTGGCCGCGCTGGTGGTTCCGGACGCCGTCCTGGCCGTCGCCTCCTGGCGGTACTTCCGCGGCCACCCCGACCTTCCCGTGAGCAGGATCGGAAAGATCCGCACGGGCCTGCTGCTGCTCGGTACACCGCTCCTGGTGCTCTCCAAGCTGGCGGTTCCGTTCGCCGGGACGTATTTTGTGCTCGCCTGGATCTCCCTGGGCCTGGGCCTGCTGGGGCACTGGGTGGCCGCCTGGAACTACTTCTGGGCGATCCTGCGCAAGGGCAAAGATCTGGAACCCGACGACGATCCTAGGGCCGGCGACGTTAAGCCGGACGACGGCGGGCGGGGCTGA
- a CDS encoding DMT family transporter — translation MVWLAVLLAVLGAFFLAIGAQRQGSAVKADTGGLALSSHGFLRLLRNPRWVLGLLLLCTGMAMNAVALVSAPLTVVQPIGAIALVITTVVNAKDQGLSINRATVVAITCCVTGSALFVLLAVNATQENHHVNADDELTIVLLLALAVGLFGTLAVLFKHRMSAFVYILGAGVLFGFVAVLTRIIGKHLLDPNGLFLLNVQWYSVVAIAAAGGLGSWFVQSAYSGGPPDLVIAGLTVIDPIVGIAIGIAILGELRPDVHAVLAIAMAAAASLAIVGVIALSRHHPEVTKRKKDAKAAAGRKA, via the coding sequence ATGGTCTGGCTGGCGGTTCTTCTTGCGGTGCTTGGCGCCTTCTTCCTTGCCATCGGCGCGCAACGCCAAGGCAGTGCGGTCAAGGCCGATACCGGCGGACTGGCGCTGAGCTCGCACGGTTTCCTGCGCCTGTTGCGCAACCCGCGGTGGGTGCTCGGCCTGCTGCTGCTGTGCACGGGCATGGCAATGAACGCCGTGGCCCTGGTGAGCGCACCGTTGACCGTGGTGCAGCCGATCGGGGCCATCGCGCTCGTGATCACCACTGTGGTCAACGCCAAGGACCAGGGCCTGAGCATCAACCGCGCCACGGTAGTGGCCATTACCTGCTGCGTCACCGGTTCGGCCCTGTTTGTGCTGCTCGCCGTCAACGCCACGCAGGAAAACCACCATGTGAACGCCGACGACGAACTCACCATCGTGCTGCTGCTCGCCCTTGCGGTGGGCCTGTTCGGGACGCTCGCCGTCTTGTTCAAGCACCGGATGAGCGCCTTCGTCTACATCCTGGGTGCCGGCGTGCTGTTTGGCTTCGTGGCGGTGCTCACCCGCATCATCGGCAAGCACCTGCTGGACCCCAACGGGCTGTTCCTGCTCAACGTCCAGTGGTACTCCGTAGTGGCCATTGCCGCGGCCGGCGGGCTTGGCTCCTGGTTTGTCCAGAGCGCCTACTCGGGCGGCCCGCCGGATCTCGTGATCGCCGGGCTTACCGTGATCGACCCCATCGTGGGCATTGCGATCGGCATCGCGATCCTTGGTGAGCTTCGTCCCGATGTCCACGCCGTGCTGGCGATCGCCATGGCTGCGGCCGCTTCCCTTGCTATCGTGGGGGTTATTGCCCTGAGCCGGCACCATCCGGAAGTGACCAAACGCAAGAAAGATGCGAAGGCCGCCGCAGGCCGGAAGGCCTAG
- a CDS encoding multidrug effflux MFS transporter encodes MTSPTPPGNSLNKREKLLYILLLGALTALGPFTVDLYLPAFPALEQSFGVSAAAIQLTLTGTTVGFGLGQLVVGPLSDKFGRRVPLILATALHIASSVGAALSTDIGTLSLFRVLMGVGAAGGGVVAMAMVRDLFHGYAMVRMFSRMSLVNGLAPILAPVIGSQLLLISPWPGIFYFLAGYGSLVIIASIFLIRETLPAELRGTSTTTAGQRYKTVLTDRVFIGMLMVGSLNFGGLFAYLSASTFLFQNVYGFSPQAYGLLFGINSLGIVAGVQISSRAIKRIAPQWIMAGATAFMLLMAGLIVAFDLLHFGLWGILIPLWFYICATGFMFPCVQVLALANHGAQAGTAASLLGAAQFMMAGIVPPVVGALGVNTAIPMGTVQAVCIAAAIAALWLVVRPRTVPSIH; translated from the coding sequence GTGACCAGTCCCACACCTCCGGGCAACTCCCTGAACAAACGCGAAAAACTCCTCTACATCCTTCTCCTGGGCGCACTGACCGCCCTGGGTCCCTTCACGGTGGACCTATACCTTCCCGCCTTCCCCGCCCTGGAGCAGAGCTTCGGAGTGTCCGCCGCCGCGATCCAGCTCACACTGACCGGAACCACGGTGGGCTTTGGCCTCGGCCAGCTCGTGGTGGGGCCGCTCAGCGACAAATTCGGCCGCCGTGTGCCCCTCATCCTGGCCACCGCACTGCACATCGCCTCGTCGGTGGGGGCGGCACTCTCCACGGACATCGGCACACTGTCCCTGTTCCGCGTCCTGATGGGCGTGGGCGCGGCAGGCGGCGGCGTCGTTGCCATGGCCATGGTGCGCGACCTCTTCCACGGCTACGCCATGGTGCGCATGTTCTCCCGGATGTCGCTGGTCAACGGCCTGGCGCCCATCCTCGCTCCGGTCATCGGTTCGCAGCTGCTGCTCATCTCGCCCTGGCCCGGCATCTTCTACTTCCTGGCCGGATATGGATCGCTGGTCATCATCGCGTCGATCTTCCTGATCCGCGAGACTCTTCCCGCCGAACTGCGCGGCACGTCCACCACCACGGCCGGCCAGAGGTACAAGACCGTCCTGACGGACCGCGTCTTCATCGGCATGCTCATGGTGGGCAGCCTGAACTTCGGCGGACTCTTCGCCTACCTCTCGGCGTCCACCTTCCTGTTCCAGAATGTCTACGGTTTCTCCCCGCAGGCCTACGGCCTGCTGTTCGGCATCAACTCACTGGGCATCGTGGCGGGCGTGCAGATCAGTTCGCGGGCCATCAAGCGGATCGCGCCGCAGTGGATCATGGCCGGAGCAACCGCCTTCATGCTGTTGATGGCGGGACTGATCGTGGCGTTCGACCTGCTCCACTTCGGCCTGTGGGGAATCCTGATCCCGCTGTGGTTCTACATCTGCGCCACCGGGTTCATGTTCCCCTGCGTCCAGGTGCTCGCCCTGGCCAACCACGGCGCCCAGGCCGGAACGGCCGCATCCCTGCTGGGCGCCGCACAGTTCATGATGGCCGGAATTGTCCCGCCCGTGGTCGGCGCACTGGGAGTCAACACGGCGATTCCGATGGGCACGGTGCAGGCCGTCTGCATCGCTGCCGCCATCGCCGCACTGTGGCTGGTGGTGCGGCCGCGCACCGTTCCCTCGATCCACTAA